Part of the Mycolicibacterium mageritense genome is shown below.
GTCCGATGCGCTGCAGATCAGTCGCGGAACGCTGCGGGAGGCCATGCGCCAACTGCAGCAGGAGGGGCTGATCTCGGCGGGCGCCCGCGGCCGGCTGTCGGTGCGCCACCTCGACACCAAGGAGATCAAGAACATTTTCGACGTCCGGGGTGCCCTGGAATCGTTGGCCGCCAGTGCGCTTGCCGCGCAAGAGGATCGGACCGCGGCGGTTACGGCCCTGCGCAATGCTGTCGCCGATATGGAGCGGTGGGCCGCGGCCAACCTGGAAGACCGTATCGAGGCCGATCTGAAGTTCCACCGCACGATGTGCCATCTGAGTGGCAACGAGACCCTGCTGCACTCCTGGTCGTCGCTGGAGGGCAGCATCCGGATGTCGATCATGTTCGCCGGCGTGGACCGCGCGCTGAAGAACATGGACGCCAAACGTCATCTCGACATCGTCGATGCCATCGAGTCCGGCGACGCCGCGGCTGCGGCCGCCACGGTGCGTGACCACATGTGTACTGCCGCAGCGGTTCTGGTGGGTTAGTCCGCTATCGGCGCTTGCGTAGACCGTAGGCTGCCGCGCCGACGGCCACCACGACCAGGCCCGTTATCACCGACGACAACGGCAGCGTGAAGGCCAGCACCAGGCAGCCGACCAGGCCGACCGCGGGGATCAGGCGGTGTCCCAAAGTCCACGCCGACGCATTGGCGATCGCGTAGTACAGCAGCACCGCGAACGACGAGAAGCCGATCGCGCCACGCAGATCCGCGAACGCGGCAAGCGTCGCCACCACAACGCCCACCACGATCTCGGCCCGGTGCGGTGTCTTGAAGCGCGGGTGCACGGCGGCCAACGCGTGCGGTAGGTGCCGGGCGCGCGCCATCGCCAGCGTCGTGCGCGAGACCCCGAGGATCAGCGCCAGCAGCGAGCCCAGTGCCGCCACCGCGGCCCCGACCCGGACCACCGGCTGCCAGCCTCCCGCGCCGCCGGCAGCGACCACGTCGGCCAACGGCGCGGGCGCCGAGGCCAGCCCGTCGCTGCCCAGCACGGCCAACGCGGCCATCGCGACGGCGGCGTAGACCACCAGTGTGATGGCCAACGCGATCGGGATCGCCCGCGGGATGGTTCTGGCGGGGTCGCGCACCTCCTCACCGAGAGTCGCGATGCGCGCGTACCCGGCGAACGCGAAGAACAGCAGGCCGGCTGCCTGCAGCACGCCGGCCACCGTCGCATCCTCGCCCAGCTCCAGCCGGGTGGCGTCGGCATGCCCGGACGTGATGACGATGACCACGACGGCGGCCAGTACCGCGAGCACGATCGCGACGATGATCCGCGTCAGCAGCGCCGACTTCTGGATCCCCGCGTAATTCACGACCGTCAGCGCGACCACCGACGCCGCCGCGACGGCATGGGCCCAGTCCGGCCATACATACAGGCCGACGGTCAGTGCCATCGCGGCGCACGATGCGGTCTTGCCGACGACGAAGCTCCAGCCTGCGGTGTAGCCCCAGAACTCGCCGAGCCGTTCCCGGCCGTAGACGTACGTGCCGCCGGACTCGGGGTAACGGGCCGCCAGCCGGGCCGACGATGTGGCGTTGCAGTACGCGACGACCGCCGCCACGGCCAAGCCGATGAGCAGACCCGAGCCGGCTGCCGCTGCGGCCGGGGCCAGGGCCGCGAAGATTCCTGCACCGATCATCGACCCCAGGCCGATGATGACGGCGTCGACAGTGCCGAGCCTGCGTTGCAGGCCCCCGGGCGTGGTCACGCCCGCGATCGTAGATCAGTGCGTGTCGCGTGTCGGGATGAGCGTTTCGTGGGCCGACGACGTCGCGGCCCGGACCAGCACGGCCACCAGTGCAAGTGCCCCGATCACCACGATGGGAACGGTCCACAGCCGGCGCATCAGGACGGCTGAATCACATTTGCCGATGTACTCGTCACCCGCGGCGATGGCTTGGTCGAGGTGGACCCCGTACGCGGACCCGCAGGGAATCTGCATGCCGTACTGGTCGAAGTCGTCGAGATAGACCGGCATGCTCATCACGTACAGGCCGATGCCGAGGATGACGAAACCGGCGATCCCGATGTATACGGCGCGAAAACTCATGCTTCCCCTTTCTCAGGTCATGCAGACATCTGCGAACAACAGCACCGGCCAGGACACGATCGACCCGAGGAAGGACACCACCGCGTCGAGGCTGTTCATGGTTTCCAGATGCTCGGTATGGGTGGCCGACCAGATCGCTCCGACCAACAAGTACGGAAGGCCGAGGACGGCTGCCACGACGATCAACTCGCCGACCGCGACACGGTACGACAGCAACCTTCGTAAACCTCCGAGCACGGGACCCCCATCCGGCCTCAACGGCGCCGCGTGTGCTGCTCGCGTCGCACCTATATGTTAATGCCCATTCTGCGCTGTTCTGCCACTTTGACCGGATTGGCGGGCCCGTTTAGGGTGTCGACATGGCGCGCACCCCGCCCGGCCCGGTCGACGTCGACGGTGGTTCTTCCGGTGTGCGGCGCCGCCCGAAGGATCGCAAGGTGCAGATCGCGCGAGCCTCGGCCGAGGCCTTCAGCACACTGGGCTATCACGGCGTGAGCATGGAGGCCATCGCGTCGCGCGTGGGGATCTCGGCCGCCGCGTTGTACCGGCACTACTCCAGCAAGTACGAGTTGTTCCGCGGTGCGGTGCTCAACCTCGGCCAACAGCTCGTCGACGGAACCGCGTTCGCGGACGGCGGCGACGCCGCGGGCACCGATCCGCGCACTCTGCTGCGAAGGCTGGTGGCCGCACTGACCGATACCGCGTTGGCCAACCGCGAATCCGGCGGGTTGTACCGCTGGGAGGCCCGGTTTCTGCGCGGCGAGGACCAGCGCGCATTGGACGCTCAGCTGCGCACCGTGCACCGGCGCATCCAGCGGCCGCTGCACGAGCTCCGCCCGGACCTGACGTCGCACGCGAGGTGGATGCTGTCCACCTCGGTGCTCAGCGTGGTCGGCAGCATCGTCGACCACCGAGCCAAACTGCCTTCCGGCCAGATCCGTGCCGTGCTTGCCGAGATCGCCGAAACCGTGCTGGCCGCCGAACTGCCGGAGCTGCCCGACTGCTCCGCTGCACCGGCCGTCGCAGCCCCGCCGTCCGCGGGTGGCACCAAATACGAAGCGCTGCTGGATGAATCGATGCGGCTGTTCAATCAGAACGGATATCGGGACACCACGATGGAGGACATCGCGGCAGCCGTCGGTATGCCGGCTTCGGGCATCTACCGCTATTTTGCGGGCAAGAGCGACATCCTCGCCGCGGGATTCCGCCGCGCAGCCGAT
Proteins encoded:
- a CDS encoding GntR family transcriptional regulator produces the protein MSVEAPSLLRLEKTSLREQALSALRRAITSGQLQPGTHLVETELSDALQISRGTLREAMRQLQQEGLISAGARGRLSVRHLDTKEIKNIFDVRGALESLAASALAAQEDRTAAVTALRNAVADMERWAAANLEDRIEADLKFHRTMCHLSGNETLLHSWSSLEGSIRMSIMFAGVDRALKNMDAKRHLDIVDAIESGDAAAAAATVRDHMCTAAAVLVG
- a CDS encoding APC family permease, coding for MTTPGGLQRRLGTVDAVIIGLGSMIGAGIFAALAPAAAAAGSGLLIGLAVAAVVAYCNATSSARLAARYPESGGTYVYGRERLGEFWGYTAGWSFVVGKTASCAAMALTVGLYVWPDWAHAVAAASVVALTVVNYAGIQKSALLTRIIVAIVLAVLAAVVVIVITSGHADATRLELGEDATVAGVLQAAGLLFFAFAGYARIATLGEEVRDPARTIPRAIPIALAITLVVYAAVAMAALAVLGSDGLASAPAPLADVVAAGGAGGWQPVVRVGAAVAALGSLLALILGVSRTTLAMARARHLPHALAAVHPRFKTPHRAEIVVGVVVATLAAFADLRGAIGFSSFAVLLYYAIANASAWTLGHRLIPAVGLVGCLVLAFTLPLSSVITGLVVVAVGAAAYGLRKRR
- a CDS encoding TetR/AcrR family transcriptional regulator; its protein translation is MARTPPGPVDVDGGSSGVRRRPKDRKVQIARASAEAFSTLGYHGVSMEAIASRVGISAAALYRHYSSKYELFRGAVLNLGQQLVDGTAFADGGDAAGTDPRTLLRRLVAALTDTALANRESGGLYRWEARFLRGEDQRALDAQLRTVHRRIQRPLHELRPDLTSHARWMLSTSVLSVVGSIVDHRAKLPSGQIRAVLAEIAETVLAAELPELPDCSAAPAVAAPPSAGGTKYEALLDESMRLFNQNGYRDTTMEDIAAAVGMPASGIYRYFAGKSDILAAGFRRAADRLSADMAEVRSTVDDPETALTALIDGYVSRSFDHPELDYVYYTERLNMTPSDQKSLRDLQRSAVESWVDVVMPVRPAWTAGQARFAVHAAMALVIDLGRLLGYRNSAQAKAVVTTLVDLTLLGRYRLRTALPAR